Proteins found in one Borreliella valaisiana VS116 genomic segment:
- the fliP gene encoding flagellar type III secretion system pore protein FliP (The bacterial flagellar biogenesis protein FliP forms a type III secretion system (T3SS)-type pore required for flagellar assembly.), which yields MRKCFNFFLFFSVTSLSFAQTKSLQATKGLNFPFLNFENISGSEIAFSLQLLILLTIITLSPAFLVLMTSFLRISIVLDFIRRALSLQQSPPTQIIMGLALFLTIFTMWPTFNVIYKQAYLPLKESKINFDEFYNKGIAPLRIFMYKQMSDGSHEEIRLFMSISNYDRPKNFSEVPTHVLIAAFILHELKVAFKMGILIFLPFIVLDIIVASVLMAMGMIMLPPVMISLPFKLILFVMVDGWTLITSGLIKSFM from the coding sequence TTGAGAAAGTGTTTTAATTTTTTTTTATTTTTTAGTGTAACAAGTTTATCTTTTGCGCAAACAAAATCTTTGCAGGCCACCAAAGGTCTTAATTTTCCGTTTTTAAATTTTGAAAATATTAGTGGTTCAGAGATAGCTTTTTCTTTGCAGCTTTTGATTCTATTAACCATTATTACTCTTTCTCCAGCATTTTTAGTTTTAATGACTTCGTTTTTGAGAATATCCATAGTTTTAGATTTTATTAGACGTGCTTTATCTCTTCAACAATCTCCTCCTACTCAGATAATAATGGGATTGGCTTTGTTTTTAACTATTTTTACTATGTGGCCAACTTTTAATGTTATATATAAACAAGCTTATTTGCCTCTTAAAGAGTCGAAAATAAATTTTGATGAATTTTATAACAAAGGAATTGCGCCTCTTAGAATTTTTATGTATAAACAAATGTCTGATGGGAGCCATGAAGAGATTAGGTTATTTATGAGTATTAGTAATTATGATCGACCAAAAAATTTTAGCGAAGTACCAACACATGTTTTAATTGCAGCTTTTATTTTGCATGAGCTTAAAGTGGCCTTCAAGATGGGAATTTTAATATTTTTACCCTTTATAGTTTTAGACATTATTGTTGCTTCTGTTTTAATGGCTATGGGCATGATAATGTTACCTCCTGTAATGATATCTTTGCCTTTTAAGTTGATTCTTTTTGTAATGGTAGATGGCTGGACTTTAATTACTAGTGGCCTTATTAAAAGTTTTATGTAG
- the fliR gene encoding flagellar biosynthetic protein FliR encodes MNLNFLVLKSFTILPVLVRIFMFLKFSPFFSTIKIGYFNFFFSLILSVIIVEKIKVTYPLDNMFSFVLILLGEAILGLIQAFFVSIIFNVFHLVGFFFSNQIGLAYANVFDIFSEEDSMVISQIFAYLFLLLFLSSDFLLRFFVIGIHDSVLNIRVEHLVNMRNSEFIKLLFMSFGFLFEKALLISFPILSLLLLFYLVLGILSKASPQINLLIISFSTSLFLGLLILYIGFPSLAISSKRVIELSLDSLASFLKLFSRVLK; translated from the coding sequence TTGAATTTGAATTTTTTGGTTTTAAAATCTTTTACAATTTTACCTGTGTTGGTTAGAATTTTTATGTTTTTAAAATTTTCTCCATTTTTTTCAACAATAAAAATTGGATATTTTAATTTTTTCTTTTCTTTGATTCTCTCTGTAATTATTGTTGAAAAGATTAAAGTTACTTATCCTTTAGATAATATGTTTTCTTTTGTGTTAATTTTATTAGGAGAAGCTATTTTAGGCCTTATTCAGGCATTTTTTGTTAGTATAATTTTCAATGTTTTTCATTTAGTTGGATTTTTCTTTTCGAATCAAATTGGGCTTGCTTATGCAAATGTTTTTGATATCTTTTCAGAAGAAGATAGTATGGTTATTTCGCAAATTTTTGCTTATTTATTTTTGCTTTTGTTCTTGTCAAGCGATTTTTTACTTCGGTTTTTTGTGATTGGCATACATGATTCTGTTTTGAACATTAGGGTTGAACATTTGGTAAATATGAGAAATTCAGAATTTATCAAGCTTTTGTTTATGTCTTTTGGATTTCTTTTTGAGAAAGCTTTATTAATTTCGTTTCCAATATTGTCTTTGCTTTTACTTTTTTATTTGGTATTGGGAATACTTTCAAAAGCATCACCCCAGATTAATTTATTAATAATTAGTTTTTCAACTTCGCTATTTTTAGGGCTGTTAATTTTATATATTGGATTTCCAAGCTTAGCAATATCTTCAAAAAGAGTGATTGAGCTTTCCTTAGATTCTCTTGCCAGTTTTTTAAAATTGTTTTCTAGAGTTTTAAAATAA
- the flhA gene encoding flagellar biosynthesis protein FlhA → MLDARKNSILGYLGLNNKSDLIISVGLIFIVAGFILPLPAVILDVLITVNLVISLLIILIVLYSKRSLDFSVFPTLLLVMTIFGLVLNISSTRLILTKGINFDGQMIRTFGTFVVGSSGIQGLVVGFIIFIIIIAVQFIVITKGATRVAEVAARFALDALPGKQMAIDSAYSSGNLTEEEATRQKNDLQSEVNFYGAMDGASKFVSGNVKVGFLITLINILGGLLVGITLQGLNFNEALNNYVSLTVGDGLVSQLPALLISTATGLIVTRSISKNSFGGEIFEQFTNHLGIYWIVSGFLFFLAFLPGFPTLILIFLSLLIAFLAYSLSGIKSREEINEKMKLEEEQAAIYLDKDVAPVVPLDPLALEIGYNLVPIVDDTKTSELLDRIVKIRREIAFEFGIVVPKIRIVDNMRLEPNAYSFKLRGVEVGRGEIKLGKFLVINIGLDSGIDGDLVKDPSFGLPSLWVNDDGRETAEKLGYTVVDPPSIIATHMTELIKRHSYEILTRQDVQNTLDVFKKDYGAIVEEVLKNFSVGEIQRVLQGLLKEQVSIRNLVTIFETIADFTSITKDTFFLIEKCRQAVGRQIASGYLDLNSELNVITLNPSFEQIIIDSRIESNHDLISSIDPNLKTKFIYELFKIVNEVQAEGFYPVILSSESSRPIIKVITSREIPELVVMSVLEVPQNIKVNVLKTVEVEE, encoded by the coding sequence TTGTTGGATGCTAGAAAAAATTCTATATTAGGATATTTAGGGCTTAATAATAAGTCTGATTTAATAATTTCAGTTGGTTTGATATTTATTGTTGCCGGGTTTATTTTACCCCTTCCTGCGGTTATTTTGGATGTTTTGATTACGGTTAATCTAGTAATAAGTCTTTTAATTATTTTAATTGTTCTTTATTCCAAGAGATCTCTAGATTTCTCTGTTTTTCCCACTTTGTTACTTGTGATGACTATTTTTGGACTTGTCCTTAATATTTCTTCTACTAGATTAATTTTAACTAAGGGTATAAATTTTGATGGGCAAATGATAAGAACATTTGGCACATTTGTTGTAGGTAGTTCTGGAATTCAAGGACTTGTTGTTGGATTTATAATATTTATAATAATCATTGCTGTTCAATTCATTGTAATTACCAAAGGAGCAACAAGGGTAGCTGAAGTTGCAGCTCGATTTGCTCTTGATGCGCTTCCTGGTAAGCAAATGGCAATTGATTCTGCTTATAGTTCTGGAAATTTGACAGAAGAAGAGGCTACAAGGCAAAAAAATGATTTACAATCCGAAGTCAATTTTTATGGCGCAATGGATGGAGCTTCTAAGTTTGTGTCGGGAAACGTTAAGGTTGGATTTTTGATAACCCTTATAAATATTCTTGGCGGTTTGTTGGTAGGAATAACTTTACAAGGTCTTAACTTTAATGAAGCTCTTAATAATTATGTTTCATTGACGGTTGGTGATGGGCTTGTGTCTCAATTACCGGCCCTTTTAATTTCAACAGCTACAGGTTTAATTGTTACTAGGTCAATTTCAAAAAATAGTTTTGGTGGCGAGATTTTTGAGCAATTCACAAATCATTTAGGAATTTATTGGATTGTTTCTGGATTTTTGTTTTTTTTAGCTTTTCTTCCTGGATTTCCAACTTTAATTCTTATTTTTTTAAGTTTGCTAATTGCATTTTTAGCTTATTCTCTTTCAGGCATAAAAAGTAGAGAAGAAATTAATGAAAAAATGAAACTGGAAGAAGAGCAAGCGGCAATTTATTTAGATAAAGATGTTGCGCCTGTTGTTCCCCTTGATCCATTAGCTCTTGAGATTGGATATAATCTTGTTCCAATAGTTGATGATACAAAAACCTCTGAACTACTTGATCGTATTGTTAAGATAAGGCGCGAGATTGCATTTGAATTTGGAATAGTTGTGCCTAAGATTAGAATAGTTGACAATATGCGGCTTGAGCCCAATGCTTATTCTTTTAAACTAAGAGGAGTTGAAGTTGGGCGAGGTGAGATTAAGCTTGGTAAATTTTTAGTGATAAATATTGGTCTTGATTCTGGAATAGATGGAGATCTAGTTAAAGATCCTTCATTTGGACTTCCTTCTCTTTGGGTAAATGATGATGGTCGAGAAACTGCTGAAAAATTGGGATATACTGTTGTTGATCCCCCTTCTATTATTGCTACTCATATGACAGAACTTATTAAAAGACATTCTTACGAAATTTTGACTCGTCAAGATGTTCAAAATACCCTTGATGTTTTTAAGAAAGATTATGGGGCTATTGTTGAAGAGGTTCTTAAGAATTTTTCAGTTGGAGAGATTCAAAGGGTTTTGCAGGGCCTTTTAAAAGAGCAGGTTTCAATTCGCAATTTGGTTACAATTTTTGAAACAATTGCAGATTTCACAAGTATTACTAAGGATACATTTTTCTTGATTGAAAAATGTAGACAAGCAGTTGGAAGACAGATAGCTAGTGGATATTTAGACTTAAATTCTGAGCTTAATGTAATAACCTTAAACCCCAGTTTTGAGCAAATAATAATTGATTCTCGTATAGAATCTAATCACGATCTTATAAGTTCAATTGATCCTAATTTGAAAACTAAATTTATTTATGAACTTTTCAAAATTGTAAACGAGGTTCAAGCAGAAGGGTTTTATCCAGTTATTCTCTCAAGCGAATCGTCAAGACCTATAATAAAAGTGATAACAAGTAGAGAGATCCCAGAACTTGTTGTTATGTCTGTTTTAGAGGTTCCCCAAAATATTAAAGTTAATGTTCTTAAAACAGTAGAGGTTGAAGAATAA
- the flhB gene encoding flagellar biosynthesis protein FlhB, with the protein MKKDEFLIKSWYIPLDFFSADDEGRTELPTDQKKQKAREEGRVLKSAEINTAVGLLLLSALFFFMLSYFALDLVAVFKEQASKLPEVMKMSIYAMGFAYIRSIMGYVVLFFFASLAVNFFVNIVQVGFFITFKSLEPKWDKISFNFSRWAKNSFFSAGAFFNLFKSLLKVVIICLIFYFIIENNIGKISKLSEYTLQTGISIVLVLAYKICFFSVIFLAIVGVFDYLFQRSQYIESLKMTKEEVKQERKEMEGDPLLRSRIKERMRVVLSTNLRVAVPQADVVITNPEHFAVAIKWDSETMLAPRVLAKGQDEMALTIKKIARENNVPLMENKLLARALYANVKVNEEIPREYWEVVSKILVRVYSITKKFN; encoded by the coding sequence ATGAAAAAAGATGAATTTTTGATTAAAAGTTGGTATATTCCCCTTGATTTTTTTTCTGCAGATGATGAAGGAAGAACCGAATTACCCACTGACCAGAAAAAGCAAAAAGCAAGAGAAGAAGGACGGGTATTAAAGTCTGCTGAAATTAATACCGCTGTTGGTCTTTTATTGTTATCTGCATTATTTTTTTTCATGCTTTCTTATTTTGCTTTAGATTTAGTAGCTGTTTTCAAAGAGCAGGCTAGCAAGCTTCCTGAAGTTATGAAGATGAGTATTTATGCTATGGGTTTTGCATATATTAGATCCATCATGGGTTATGTCGTTTTGTTTTTTTTTGCATCCTTAGCTGTTAATTTTTTTGTGAATATTGTTCAAGTAGGCTTTTTTATTACTTTTAAATCTTTAGAGCCAAAGTGGGATAAAATTAGTTTTAATTTTTCCAGGTGGGCAAAAAATTCTTTTTTTTCAGCTGGGGCTTTTTTCAATTTGTTTAAAAGTTTGTTAAAAGTTGTTATAATATGCTTAATATTCTATTTTATTATAGAAAACAATATAGGCAAAATTTCTAAGCTTTCGGAGTATACGCTTCAGACTGGGATTTCTATTGTGTTAGTGCTTGCCTATAAGATATGTTTTTTCTCAGTAATATTTTTGGCAATTGTCGGAGTGTTTGATTATTTGTTTCAAAGATCTCAATACATTGAGAGTTTGAAAATGACAAAAGAAGAGGTAAAGCAGGAGAGAAAGGAAATGGAAGGTGATCCTTTACTTCGATCTAGAATAAAAGAGAGAATGAGGGTTGTTTTAAGTACTAATTTAAGAGTAGCTGTTCCTCAAGCAGATGTAGTAATTACAAATCCAGAACATTTTGCGGTTGCTATTAAATGGGATAGCGAAACAATGCTAGCTCCAAGGGTACTTGCAAAAGGTCAGGATGAAATGGCTCTCACAATTAAAAAAATTGCAAGAGAAAATAATGTCCCTTTAATGGAAAATAAACTGCTTGCAAGAGCGCTTTATGCTAATGTTAAGGTTAATGAAGAGATTCCAAGAGAATATTGGGAGGTTGTTTCAAAAATTCTTGTGAGAGTATATTCTATTACTAAAAAGTTTAATTAG
- a CDS encoding MinD/ParA family protein has protein sequence MEDQAQSLRDMMRLNGKFNFSVDEKVQNSKTRFIAVSSGKGGVGKSNIAIGLALKYSELGKKVLILDADIGMANVNILLGVIPKYSIYHMIAQSRDIREVITKTEYNIDLLAGASGTMELLDLSDVDVNKFIKELLKIYEYDIVVIDTSAGISRQVISFLLSSDDVVIVTTPEPTSITDAYGIIKVLSYKMENLKNLRLIVNRVANVSEAKGVAKKVIDISGQFLNLNIDYLGYIYEDQNVRSSVFKQKPFVLVNPNSKASYCLDSIVATLEEVSLDSRKRRGVIGFILRFFGVE, from the coding sequence ATGGAAGATCAAGCTCAAAGTTTAAGAGATATGATGAGATTAAATGGTAAATTTAATTTTTCAGTTGATGAGAAAGTTCAAAACAGTAAAACAAGATTTATTGCTGTTAGTAGTGGTAAAGGCGGTGTTGGCAAAAGCAATATTGCAATTGGACTTGCTCTTAAATATTCTGAGCTTGGCAAAAAGGTATTAATACTAGATGCTGACATTGGAATGGCTAATGTTAATATTTTGCTTGGTGTTATTCCCAAGTACAGCATATATCATATGATTGCTCAAAGTCGTGATATTAGGGAAGTAATAACAAAGACAGAGTACAATATTGATCTTTTAGCCGGTGCTTCTGGTACAATGGAGCTTTTAGATCTCTCTGATGTTGATGTTAATAAATTTATAAAAGAATTATTAAAAATATATGAATATGATATAGTTGTAATAGACACTAGTGCTGGGATTTCAAGACAAGTTATTTCGTTTTTGCTTTCCAGTGACGATGTTGTTATTGTTACTACCCCAGAGCCTACTTCGATTACGGATGCTTATGGAATAATAAAGGTATTGTCTTATAAGATGGAGAATTTGAAAAATTTAAGACTTATTGTTAATAGAGTAGCTAATGTTAGTGAGGCTAAGGGGGTTGCCAAAAAGGTTATAGATATTTCAGGGCAATTTTTAAATTTAAATATTGATTATTTGGGATATATTTATGAGGATCAAAATGTTAGGAGTTCTGTTTTTAAGCAAAAACCTTTTGTTTTGGTAAATCCAAATAGCAAAGCTAGTTATTGTCTTGATTCTATTGTTGCTACTCTTGAAGAGGTTTCTCTAGATAGCAGAAAAAGAAGGGGTGTTATAGGCTTTATATTAAGATTTTTTGGTGTGGAATAG
- the fliQ gene encoding flagellar biosynthesis protein FliQ, giving the protein MTAGHILYLIRISIENIIILSAPMLIIALIVGLLISIFQAITSIQDQTLSFIPKIIVILLTIVIFGPWILNKLIQFTYMIFNQLQNV; this is encoded by the coding sequence ATGACTGCAGGACACATTCTTTATTTAATTAGAATTTCTATTGAAAACATTATTATCTTATCAGCTCCAATGTTGATTATAGCTCTTATAGTTGGTCTTTTGATTTCAATTTTTCAAGCTATTACTTCAATTCAAGATCAAACTTTAAGTTTTATTCCAAAGATTATTGTTATACTTTTAACTATTGTGATTTTTGGTCCTTGGATTTTAAATAAGCTTATACAATTTACTTATATGATTTTTAATCAATTGCAAAATGTTTAA
- the flhF gene encoding flagellar biosynthesis protein FlhF, translated as MVQYFTEKGPTYNEVIEIIKKKYGKNARVMTYKTIPHGGILGLFSKDWVEVSGYVRYDIGNQQINVEDEKRKILQSIKREENSSIEDVLKEVKSLKTELAQKKENINHPTITKIEDILRENDFSENYIKDINEFIKREFSLSDLDDYERVREDVVLYIAKTIKCSGSIIDDLKKRVFILVGPTGVGKTTTIAKLAAIYGINGESKSLNIKIITIDNYRIGAKKQIQTYGDIMGIPVRAIESFKDLKDEITDSKDFDLILVDTIGKSPKDFMKLAEMKELLNACGRDAEFHLAVSSTTKTSDVKEIFHQFSPFNYKTVIFTKVDETTCVGNLISLIYEMKKVVSYVTDGQIVPHNISVAEPLTFIRRINGYRISDDAEFIKKIKSKSYY; from the coding sequence ATGGTTCAATATTTTACAGAAAAAGGTCCAACTTATAATGAAGTTATAGAAATAATTAAGAAAAAATATGGTAAGAATGCTAGGGTTATGACCTATAAAACTATTCCTCATGGAGGGATTTTAGGTTTGTTTAGTAAAGATTGGGTTGAGGTCTCAGGTTATGTTAGATACGACATTGGTAATCAGCAGATTAATGTTGAGGATGAAAAGCGAAAAATCCTTCAAAGCATTAAAAGAGAAGAAAATTCTTCAATTGAAGATGTGCTCAAAGAAGTTAAGTCTCTTAAAACAGAACTTGCTCAAAAAAAGGAAAATATTAACCACCCAACAATTACAAAAATTGAAGATATTTTAAGAGAAAATGATTTTTCTGAAAATTATATTAAAGACATTAATGAGTTTATTAAGAGAGAATTCAGTTTGTCAGATCTTGATGATTATGAGAGAGTTAGAGAGGATGTTGTTTTGTATATTGCAAAAACAATTAAATGTTCAGGATCTATTATTGATGATCTTAAGAAAAGGGTTTTTATTTTAGTTGGTCCAACAGGTGTTGGAAAGACCACCACAATTGCGAAACTTGCAGCAATTTATGGTATTAATGGAGAATCTAAGAGTTTGAATATTAAAATTATTACTATTGATAATTATCGTATTGGAGCTAAAAAACAAATTCAAACTTATGGTGATATTATGGGTATTCCGGTTAGAGCAATTGAGTCTTTTAAAGATTTAAAAGATGAAATTACTGATTCAAAGGATTTTGATCTTATACTTGTTGATACAATTGGCAAAAGTCCTAAAGATTTTATGAAGCTTGCTGAGATGAAGGAGCTTCTTAATGCTTGTGGAAGAGATGCTGAATTTCATTTGGCTGTGAGTTCTACTACAAAAACATCAGATGTTAAAGAAATATTTCACCAATTCTCTCCTTTTAATTATAAAACTGTAATTTTTACCAAAGTGGATGAAACCACTTGTGTTGGAAATTTGATAAGTTTGATTTATGAAATGAAGAAAGTAGTTTCTTATGTTACGGATGGGCAAATTGTTCCTCATAATATCAGTGTTGCAGAACCACTTACTTTTATTAGAAGAATAAATGGCTACAGAATAAGCGATGATGCAGAGTTTATTAAGAAAATAAAAAGTAAATCTTATTATTAA